The following are from one region of the Hydrogenimonas sp. SS33 genome:
- a CDS encoding ArsS family sensor histidine kinase, with product MRRISIFVFIAAIFAIAFLAAGTAFYFYSVNDRFRHNQMVVQRNILFAQNILLRIERGDTADDIMKTTKKFGMKWILDKEEGESLLMGARLLGRQPTPSGFIDMLKNGDHIYVLINARGKLILFEDMKFKPYSPLVIWVYFGLTALVMGLIFWAIWFKLRPLKYLQRCIRKFGRGELDIHCRIDGSDEIAQVSQAIDEAIGRIRTLIQSRNLFIRNIMHELKTPLTKGLLTVQMLSDDRQKERLERIFMRLDSTISEFGTIEQLSSGKFPLNIRPIVMQDLVDQAIDLAMIEKEKGSYHIEPALVEGDFKLLSIALKNLIDNALKYSEDKRFRLIADEREIAVENVGKKLPHPLSYYIQPYTQGSDAISGLGLGLYIVDMIAKAHGFEFAYEYKEGMNRFIIRFKKRKNELP from the coding sequence GTGCGGCGTATATCGATCTTCGTTTTCATCGCGGCGATCTTCGCCATCGCCTTCCTCGCCGCAGGCACCGCCTTCTACTTCTACAGCGTCAACGACCGCTTCCGCCACAACCAGATGGTAGTGCAGCGCAACATCCTGTTTGCCCAGAATATCCTGCTGCGCATTGAGCGGGGAGACACAGCCGACGACATCATGAAGACGACCAAAAAGTTCGGCATGAAGTGGATTTTGGACAAGGAGGAGGGGGAGTCGCTGCTGATGGGGGCGCGGCTGCTTGGCCGGCAGCCCACGCCGTCGGGCTTTATCGACATGCTCAAAAACGGCGACCATATCTACGTCCTCATCAACGCCAGGGGCAAACTGATCCTTTTTGAAGATATGAAATTCAAGCCCTACAGCCCCCTGGTGATATGGGTCTACTTCGGCCTGACCGCCCTGGTGATGGGGCTCATCTTCTGGGCCATCTGGTTCAAACTTCGCCCCCTGAAATATCTGCAGCGCTGCATCCGGAAATTTGGCCGCGGTGAGCTCGATATCCACTGCCGCATCGACGGCAGCGACGAGATCGCCCAGGTCTCCCAGGCGATCGACGAAGCGATCGGACGGATCAGGACCCTCATCCAGTCGCGCAATCTCTTTATCCGAAACATCATGCATGAACTCAAGACGCCGCTGACCAAAGGGCTCCTGACGGTCCAGATGCTCTCCGACGACAGGCAGAAGGAGCGCCTGGAGCGGATCTTCATGCGCCTGGACAGCACCATCAGCGAATTCGGCACCATCGAGCAGCTCAGCAGCGGAAAATTCCCCCTCAATATCCGCCCCATCGTCATGCAGGACCTGGTGGACCAGGCGATCGACCTGGCGATGATCGAGAAGGAGAAGGGGTCGTACCACATCGAGCCGGCTCTGGTGGAGGGGGATTTCAAACTCCTCAGCATCGCGCTCAAAAACCTCATCGACAATGCCCTTAAATACTCCGAAGACAAGCGGTTCCGCCTCATTGCCGACGAGAGGGAGATCGCCGTGGAGAATGTGGGGAAAAAACTTCCCCACCCCCTCAGTTACTACATCCAGCCCTACACCCAGGGCAGCGACGCCATCAGCGGCCTGGGCCTGGGGCTCTATATCGTCGATATGATCGCCAAGGCCCACGGCTTCGAATTTGCCTACGAATACAAAGAGGGGATGAACCGCTTCATCATCCGCTTCAAAAAGCGTAAAAATGAGCTGCCGTAA
- a CDS encoding response regulator transcription factor: protein MVKVLMIEDDEELAEILTEYLQRFNIEVVAIDDPFLGLSELETEHFDLVILDLTLPGMDGLEVCEKIREKTDVPIIISSARNDITDKIVGLEKGADDYIPKPYDPRELVARIKTILRRIGRDKQDENAKKSDLYIDEATKMIYLYGEPLNLTAAEYGILAYLIEHANEVVSREDLIYNVDAVHEESSLKSIDVIISRIRHKLGDNPKHPRFIRSVRGLGYRLTP from the coding sequence ATGGTCAAAGTGCTGATGATCGAAGATGACGAAGAGCTCGCGGAGATCCTGACGGAGTACCTGCAGCGCTTCAACATCGAAGTGGTGGCGATCGACGACCCCTTTCTTGGGCTCAGCGAGCTGGAAACCGAACATTTCGACCTGGTCATACTCGACCTGACGCTTCCTGGGATGGATGGTCTGGAGGTGTGCGAGAAGATTCGCGAAAAGACCGACGTGCCCATCATCATCTCTTCCGCGCGCAACGACATCACCGACAAGATCGTGGGCCTCGAAAAGGGGGCCGACGACTATATCCCCAAGCCCTACGACCCCAGGGAGCTTGTGGCGCGCATCAAGACGATTCTTCGCCGTATCGGCCGCGACAAGCAGGATGAAAACGCGAAAAAATCGGACCTCTACATCGACGAAGCGACGAAGATGATCTACCTCTACGGCGAACCTCTGAACCTCACCGCGGCGGAGTACGGCATTCTGGCCTACCTCATCGAGCACGCCAATGAAGTGGTCTCCCGGGAGGACCTCATCTACAACGTGGACGCGGTGCATGAAGAGAGCTCCCTCAAAAGCATCGACGTCATTATCAGCCGCATCCGCCACAAGCTGGGAGACAATCCCAAGCACCCCCGTTTCATCCGGTCGGTCCGGGGCCTCGGCTACCGCCTCACCCCGTAG
- a CDS encoding DegQ family serine endoprotease, whose amino-acid sequence MFKKTIMISTILAASLMAAEVTFQNAAPAQRVMPEAGKIISFNKAITHASKCVVNISAKKRIKQNIPPAMMDPFFRRFFDMPYGRMMPRERIERALGSGVIVTPDGYIVTNNHVVDGADEVRVTIPGSTKEYKAKIVGTDPKTDIAVIKIEAKHLPAIKMGDSDALKTGDLVFAIGNPFGVGESVSQGIISALGKDSVGINQYENFIQTDAAINPGNSGGALVDSRGVLIGINSAIISRSGANNGIGFAIPVNMVKRVATQLIEHGKVEYGYLGVSISDLTPDLRKVYKHKEGAVVLNVDAGTPAKKAGFKRGDLIIEVNGKPVKDASDLKNIIGAIAPGKEVAITYERNGKVRTARATLAEFPSDKLGGNGESIVDGLTLENLTPDIRKKLGIPDDIEGVIVSGVKAGSTADKAGFMPGDIIIQIEDSDIKSVQDVEEAMKKYPGRKRVYINRRGMIRILVVG is encoded by the coding sequence ATGTTTAAAAAAACGATCATGATTTCGACGATACTGGCCGCCTCTTTGATGGCTGCCGAGGTGACCTTCCAGAATGCCGCGCCGGCGCAGCGGGTGATGCCGGAGGCGGGCAAGATCATCTCGTTCAACAAAGCCATCACCCACGCCAGCAAGTGTGTCGTGAACATTTCCGCGAAAAAGCGGATCAAGCAGAATATCCCGCCGGCGATGATGGACCCCTTCTTCCGCCGCTTCTTCGACATGCCCTACGGGCGGATGATGCCCCGCGAGCGGATAGAACGGGCACTGGGCTCGGGGGTTATCGTCACGCCTGACGGCTATATCGTCACCAACAACCATGTGGTCGACGGGGCCGACGAGGTGCGGGTGACGATTCCGGGCAGTACGAAAGAGTACAAGGCGAAGATCGTCGGAACCGACCCCAAAACCGACATCGCTGTCATCAAAATCGAGGCGAAGCATCTTCCCGCCATCAAGATGGGCGACTCCGACGCCCTCAAGACCGGCGACCTGGTCTTCGCCATCGGCAACCCCTTCGGTGTGGGCGAAAGCGTCAGCCAGGGGATCATCTCCGCCCTGGGCAAAGACAGTGTGGGGATCAACCAGTATGAAAACTTCATCCAGACCGACGCCGCCATCAACCCGGGCAACAGCGGCGGTGCCCTGGTGGATAGCCGTGGCGTGCTGATCGGCATCAACAGCGCCATCATCAGCCGCAGCGGGGCCAACAACGGCATCGGCTTCGCGATACCGGTCAATATGGTCAAACGGGTCGCGACCCAGCTCATCGAGCACGGCAAGGTCGAATACGGCTATCTGGGTGTGAGCATCAGCGACCTGACCCCCGATCTGCGCAAAGTCTACAAACACAAAGAGGGGGCGGTCGTTCTCAACGTGGACGCGGGTACGCCCGCCAAAAAGGCCGGCTTCAAGCGGGGCGACCTGATCATCGAAGTCAACGGCAAACCCGTCAAGGATGCCAGTGACCTCAAAAACATCATCGGTGCCATCGCACCGGGCAAAGAGGTGGCCATCACCTACGAACGCAACGGCAAGGTGAGAACCGCCAGGGCAACCCTGGCGGAGTTCCCCAGCGATAAGCTGGGCGGCAACGGGGAGAGCATCGTCGATGGCCTCACCCTCGAAAACCTGACCCCCGACATCCGCAAGAAACTGGGCATTCCCGATGACATCGAAGGGGTCATCGTCAGCGGCGTCAAAGCCGGCAGCACAGCGGATAAAGCGGGATTTATGCCCGGGGATATTATCATTCAGATCGAAGACAGCGACATCAAGAGCGTCCAGGATGTCGAAGAGGCGATGAAGAAGTATCCCGGCAGGAAGCGGGTCTACATCAACCGGCGCGGAATGATCCGCATTCTCGTTGTCGGCTAA
- a CDS encoding DUF6544 family protein: MPPLVKKLIAVAVLIILVNIGFVKYGQASFNATFEQLAKAFSENNATLPRRAALPEPIQTYIDRSGAAKHPYKTVVLQFEGEYYKKPGGKPYAMHTLALLRPTPDMLWAVRMESAVVTFNALETYHNGRSKMKISLFGLIPTGQFDSPLFTRSELTHILAFAVFNPELFRCRCIDYKTVDSRHVEATIHDNNLSASALFTFNDAGDIVRVESSDRTRPVKGEAVRTDWRLSIGVYQTFGTLRLPATMEESWIIDSKPFNFMHYKLTGARTL; the protein is encoded by the coding sequence TTGCCGCCACTTGTGAAAAAGCTGATCGCCGTCGCCGTTCTCATCATTCTCGTCAATATCGGCTTCGTCAAATATGGCCAGGCCAGTTTCAACGCCACATTCGAACAGCTGGCCAAGGCCTTCAGCGAAAACAACGCCACCCTGCCCCGCCGTGCGGCCCTGCCCGAACCGATCCAAACCTACATCGACCGCTCCGGCGCGGCGAAGCACCCCTACAAAACCGTCGTGCTTCAGTTTGAGGGGGAGTACTACAAAAAACCGGGCGGCAAACCCTACGCCATGCACACCCTGGCACTGCTGCGCCCCACGCCCGACATGCTCTGGGCCGTCCGCATGGAGAGCGCCGTCGTCACCTTCAACGCCCTGGAGACCTACCACAACGGCCGCTCGAAAATGAAGATCTCCCTCTTCGGCCTCATCCCCACGGGCCAATTCGACTCGCCCCTCTTCACCCGATCGGAGCTGACCCACATTCTCGCCTTCGCCGTCTTCAACCCCGAACTCTTCCGGTGCCGCTGCATCGACTACAAAACCGTCGACAGCCGCCATGTGGAGGCGACGATTCACGACAACAACCTCTCCGCCTCCGCGCTCTTTACCTTCAATGACGCAGGCGACATCGTCCGGGTAGAGAGCTCCGACCGGACCCGGCCCGTCAAAGGAGAGGCGGTCCGCACCGACTGGCGCCTCTCCATCGGCGTCTACCAAACCTTCGGCACCCTTCGCCTCCCCGCCACGATGGAGGAGAGCTGGATCATCGACAGCAAACCCTTCAATTTCATGCACTACAAACTGACGGGAGCCCGGACTTTGTGA
- the pgeF gene encoding peptidoglycan editing factor PgeF, translating to MRVHTRFTDRHGGVSRPPFATFNLALHVGDDPDAVARNRQSLSSRLDALPFVWMEQVHGDTVRIVKKRAPATLAACDAIVTDCPNLVLAVMVADCIPLLLYDEKRGVVAAVHAGRNGVFLDIAGKTVAKMAETFGCDPADIKARLGPSIHACCYEVGPEIARIARKNFPEAYVNGRYLDLPGMTAWQLERAGLSKKQIDRSPRCTCCDGDYFSYRREGTTGRFAGLVWQTER from the coding sequence GTGAGGGTGCACACCCGCTTTACCGACCGGCACGGCGGCGTGAGCCGTCCGCCCTTTGCCACTTTCAACCTGGCCCTGCATGTGGGCGACGACCCGGACGCCGTGGCACGAAACCGTCAGAGCCTCTCTTCCCGCCTGGACGCCCTGCCCTTCGTCTGGATGGAGCAGGTCCATGGCGACACCGTCCGCATTGTGAAAAAAAGGGCGCCGGCCACCCTCGCCGCCTGCGACGCCATCGTCACCGACTGTCCGAATCTCGTGCTGGCCGTGATGGTGGCCGACTGTATCCCCCTGCTGCTCTATGACGAAAAGAGGGGCGTCGTCGCAGCGGTCCATGCGGGGCGAAACGGCGTCTTTCTCGATATCGCCGGCAAAACGGTGGCAAAAATGGCGGAAACTTTCGGCTGCGACCCGGCCGACATAAAGGCCCGCCTGGGCCCCTCCATTCACGCCTGCTGCTATGAAGTGGGGCCCGAAATTGCGCGCATCGCCCGAAAAAACTTCCCCGAAGCCTATGTGAACGGTCGTTATCTCGACCTTCCGGGGATGACGGCATGGCAGTTGGAGAGGGCAGGGCTGTCGAAAAAGCAGATCGACCGTTCACCGCGCTGTACCTGCTGCGACGGGGACTACTTCTCCTACCGCAGAGAGGGGACGACGGGCCGCTTCGCGGGACTCGTCTGGCAGACGGAACGCTAA
- a CDS encoding replication-associated recombination protein A, producing MKNLALLYRPETLEAFIGQSHLLGPSAPLRQLIEKEALQHSFFYGPPGVGKTTLARIVAKRFDRPFYELNATTLKVEELRAIFKQYANALTKPLVFIDEVHRLSKTQQEVLLPFMERYDALIIGASTENPYFSLTAAMRSRSLLFEFRPLRRQELEAMLDRVLEKEKIVLEEEARDYLFDSSAGDMRAMLNLLEAAAGASERIDAALLKSLRPAALHDGANSSDSHYNLISAMIKSMRGSDIDAALYWMARLIVAGEPPEFLARRMVIFASEDIGNANPNALGIAVDTMNAVSRIGYPEARIILSQCLVYLTSSPKSNAAYKAVNRAVAAVEKGELQPVPKHLRSPDHPGYLYPHDFGGWVEQPYLQNPLHFYESGGIGYEKRLDEWIEKIRAIGAKKGER from the coding sequence CTGAAAAACCTCGCCCTCCTCTACCGGCCCGAAACGCTGGAGGCGTTCATCGGGCAGTCCCATCTGCTGGGGCCCTCCGCCCCCCTCCGGCAGCTCATCGAAAAAGAGGCGCTGCAGCACAGCTTCTTCTACGGCCCGCCCGGCGTGGGCAAAACGACCCTGGCGCGTATCGTCGCCAAGCGGTTCGACCGCCCCTTCTACGAGCTCAACGCCACGACCCTCAAGGTGGAGGAGCTGCGGGCCATTTTCAAGCAGTATGCGAACGCCCTCACCAAGCCCCTCGTCTTCATCGATGAGGTCCATCGGCTCAGCAAGACGCAGCAGGAGGTACTGCTCCCTTTCATGGAGCGCTACGACGCCCTGATTATCGGCGCTTCCACCGAAAACCCCTACTTCTCCCTTACCGCCGCCATGCGTTCGCGCTCGCTCCTTTTCGAGTTCAGGCCGCTGCGCAGGCAGGAGTTGGAGGCGATGCTCGACCGGGTCCTGGAGAAAGAGAAGATTGTTTTGGAAGAGGAGGCCCGGGACTACCTTTTCGACTCCAGTGCCGGCGACATGCGGGCGATGCTCAACCTGCTGGAGGCGGCGGCCGGCGCGTCTGAGAGGATCGACGCCGCCCTGCTCAAAAGCCTGCGCCCCGCCGCCCTGCACGACGGCGCCAACAGCAGCGATAGCCACTACAACCTCATCAGCGCCATGATCAAGAGCATGCGCGGCAGCGACATCGACGCGGCCCTCTACTGGATGGCCCGCCTCATCGTCGCGGGGGAGCCCCCCGAATTTCTCGCCCGGCGGATGGTCATCTTCGCCAGCGAGGATATCGGCAACGCCAATCCCAACGCCCTGGGAATCGCCGTCGATACGATGAACGCCGTCAGCCGCATCGGCTACCCCGAGGCGCGGATCATCCTCTCCCAGTGCCTCGTCTACCTCACCTCCTCCCCCAAATCCAATGCCGCCTACAAAGCCGTCAACCGCGCCGTGGCCGCGGTGGAGAAAGGGGAACTGCAGCCGGTGCCCAAACATCTTCGAAGCCCCGACCACCCCGGCTACCTCTACCCCCACGACTTCGGTGGCTGGGTCGAGCAGCCCTACCTGCAAAACCCCCTGCACTTCTACGAAAGCGGCGGTATCGGGTATGAAAAGCGGCTGGACGAGTGGATTGAAAAGATCCGCGCCATCGGTGCGAAGAAGGGAGAGCGTTAG
- a CDS encoding secondary thiamine-phosphate synthase enzyme YjbQ has product MITFTLQTRHTSEMVDITEQVREAVIKEGVKSGLVAVFTPHTTASIVLFENIDPKLRRDFLEALGRVAPASHSYHHEDANAAAHIKSALCGVRVVVPMENAQMLLGEWQGIFFCEFDGPRERKVIVQVIEEGAA; this is encoded by the coding sequence ATGATCACATTCACCCTGCAGACCCGCCATACGTCCGAAATGGTGGACATTACCGAACAGGTCCGCGAAGCGGTCATCAAAGAGGGGGTCAAGAGCGGCCTGGTGGCGGTCTTTACGCCCCATACCACCGCCAGTATCGTCCTTTTCGAAAACATCGACCCCAAACTGCGCCGCGATTTTCTCGAAGCCCTGGGGCGCGTCGCACCGGCGAGCCACAGCTACCACCACGAAGACGCCAACGCCGCCGCCCACATCAAGTCGGCCCTCTGCGGTGTACGGGTCGTGGTTCCGATGGAGAACGCCCAAATGCTGCTTGGCGAGTGGCAGGGGATCTTCTTTTGCGAATTCGACGGCCCCAGGGAGCGCAAGGTCATCGTGCAGGTCATCGAGGAAGGTGCGGCGTAA
- a CDS encoding pseudouridine synthase, producing MKPTPKKEAMRLNKYISHNTRYSRREADRLIADGKVEVNGKPVTDLSTKVTKEDRVKVNGRFVKPRPMHEMTVVVYHKPKGEIVSKKDPRGRKTIYDSLPKRFAHFVPVGRLDYASEGLLLLTDNPMVADRLMRSNLERIYNIKIRGSVTHAMERAMQEGIRIKGKKGAHEKSTIDEMAFAPFYAYQILKNESNYSKIRVAIGEGKNRELRRFFGHFDREVLDLHRVSFGGISLNNLPKGKTRFLTQREYDDLHAFLKEPGSGRTTIKKRRNGEEEEQ from the coding sequence ATGAAACCGACCCCGAAGAAGGAGGCGATGCGCCTCAACAAATATATCTCCCACAATACCCGCTACTCCCGACGGGAGGCGGACCGCCTCATTGCCGACGGAAAGGTGGAGGTCAACGGCAAACCGGTGACCGACCTGTCGACGAAGGTGACGAAAGAGGACAGGGTAAAGGTCAACGGCCGTTTCGTCAAGCCCCGCCCAATGCATGAAATGACGGTCGTCGTCTACCACAAGCCCAAAGGGGAGATCGTCAGCAAGAAAGACCCCCGCGGGCGCAAGACGATCTACGACTCCCTTCCCAAACGCTTTGCCCACTTCGTGCCCGTGGGGCGGCTCGACTATGCCAGCGAGGGGCTGCTGCTGCTCACCGACAATCCGATGGTGGCAGACAGGCTGATGCGCAGCAACCTGGAGCGCATCTACAATATCAAGATCCGCGGTTCCGTCACCCATGCCATGGAGCGGGCCATGCAGGAGGGCATCAGGATCAAGGGTAAAAAGGGGGCCCACGAAAAGAGCACGATCGACGAGATGGCGTTTGCCCCCTTCTACGCCTACCAGATTCTGAAAAATGAATCCAACTACTCCAAAATCCGCGTCGCCATCGGCGAAGGGAAGAACCGGGAGCTGCGCCGCTTCTTCGGCCACTTCGACCGGGAGGTGCTGGATCTGCACCGGGTCAGTTTCGGGGGGATCAGCCTCAACAACCTGCCCAAGGGCAAGACCCGTTTTCTGACCCAGCGGGAGTATGACGACCTGCACGCCTTTCTGAAAGAACCTGGCAGCGGCCGTACAACCATCAAAAAACGCCGAAACGGCGAGGAGGAAGAGCAATGA
- a CDS encoding KpsF/GutQ family sugar-phosphate isomerase: protein MRHAEIAKEVLATEAKALTDAAQRLDDAFDAAVELLYATKGKCIVTGVGKSGLIGAKIAATLASTGTPSFFIHPTEALHGDLGMIGPEDCVLAISYSGESEELISILPHIKRFDIPLIAMAGNPASTLAQYGDVFLSITVEKEACPLGAAPTSSTTLTLALGDALAVALMKKRNFRAEDFASFHPGGALGKRLFVKIEDLMRTENLPVITPRTPLKEAVVVMSEGRLGNVLIEDEAGRLVGVLSDGDVRRALMQEHFSIETPALAYANTSPKTCANPRMLAAEALEMIENHKIQMLPIVDGEGRVKGVLHLHDLVEAGIKR, encoded by the coding sequence ATGCGTCACGCCGAGATCGCCAAAGAGGTGCTCGCCACCGAGGCCAAAGCCCTGACGGATGCCGCCCAAAGGCTGGATGACGCCTTCGACGCGGCGGTGGAGCTGCTCTACGCCACGAAAGGCAAATGCATCGTCACCGGTGTGGGCAAGTCGGGGCTCATCGGCGCCAAGATCGCCGCGACGCTGGCCAGTACCGGAACGCCGAGCTTCTTTATCCACCCCACCGAGGCGCTCCACGGCGACCTGGGGATGATCGGCCCCGAAGACTGCGTCCTCGCCATCAGCTACAGCGGCGAGAGCGAGGAGCTCATCAGCATCCTGCCCCATATCAAGCGCTTCGACATTCCCCTGATCGCCATGGCGGGCAATCCGGCCTCGACCCTGGCGCAGTACGGGGACGTTTTTCTCTCCATCACGGTGGAGAAAGAGGCGTGCCCTCTGGGCGCCGCCCCCACCTCCTCCACGACGCTGACGCTGGCACTGGGGGATGCGCTGGCGGTGGCTCTGATGAAGAAGCGCAACTTCAGGGCGGAGGATTTCGCCTCCTTCCACCCCGGCGGGGCGCTGGGCAAACGGCTCTTCGTGAAGATCGAAGACCTGATGCGCACCGAAAACCTGCCGGTCATCACTCCCCGCACGCCTCTGAAAGAGGCGGTGGTGGTCATGAGCGAAGGGCGGCTGGGAAACGTGCTGATCGAAGATGAAGCGGGGCGCCTGGTGGGGGTGTTGAGCGACGGTGACGTGCGCCGCGCCCTGATGCAGGAGCACTTCTCCATCGAAACGCCCGCCCTGGCGTACGCCAACACCTCCCCCAAAACCTGTGCCAACCCGAGGATGCTGGCGGCCGAGGCGCTGGAGATGATCGAAAACCATAAAATCCAGATGCTCCCCATCGTCGACGGCGAGGGGCGGGTCAAAGGCGTGCTGCACCTGCACGATCTGGTAGAAGCAGGAATCAAACGATGA
- a CDS encoding ribonuclease J yields the protein MEEKKPQGNNNSPNSNNDNQKNQNSQSGNSQGGGQNKNRRPRRPRNSGSQGGNQGEKRGGQNSQGGQNRSRGGNQRGRGGQRGRGRGNGRNPESHYKTPANVKRSSDGVYTDINQAIAANKAVHEERLNTAAKIDINNKARVRFTPLGGLGEIGGNMAVLETENSAIIIDVGMSFPTEEMHGVDILVPDFSYLHAIKDKIAGIVITHAHEDHIGAVPYLFKELKFPIYGTPLPLGMIANKFDEHGLKNDKAKYFRYVEKRKPIKIGDFEVEWIHMTHSIIDASSLAIRTPAGVIIHTGDFKIDHTPVDGYPADLHRLAEYGEEGVLLLLSDSTNSHKPGITKSEKTVGPTFDHLFAKAKGRVIMSTFSSNIHRVYQAIEHGLKYGRKVAVIGRSMERNLETARQLGYIDLPEDIFIDAHEVVRYSDEEVLIVTTGSQGEPMSALYRMATDEHRHIKIKPSDTVIISAKAIPGNEASVSRVMNHLMKAGATVAYQDFSEIHVSGHAAQEEQKLMLRLTKPKFFLPVHGEYNHIARHAKTAVQCGVDERNILLMSDGDQVEVTPRYLKKVKTVKTGKTYIDNQANAEIENDIVLDRQKLATEGIIMIVAQIDQRTHKLVGHPKVSTFGLVADKDDKKFAKEVEAIIETYMSHLKESDKLDTKIIEDDIRQAVRKHVLRKMKRYPLIVPTIYVV from the coding sequence ATGGAAGAGAAGAAACCCCAGGGGAACAACAACTCTCCAAACAGCAATAACGACAATCAGAAAAACCAGAACAGCCAAAGCGGCAACAGCCAGGGCGGCGGACAGAACAAGAACCGGCGTCCCAGACGCCCCCGCAACAGCGGCAGCCAGGGCGGCAATCAGGGTGAGAAACGCGGCGGCCAGAACAGCCAGGGGGGCCAGAACAGGTCCCGGGGCGGAAACCAGCGCGGCCGCGGCGGCCAGCGCGGCCGCGGGCGCGGCAACGGACGCAACCCCGAAAGCCACTACAAGACACCGGCCAACGTCAAGCGCAGCAGCGACGGCGTCTATACCGACATCAACCAGGCGATCGCCGCGAACAAGGCGGTCCATGAAGAGCGGCTCAACACGGCGGCCAAAATCGACATCAACAACAAAGCTAGGGTCCGTTTCACGCCCCTGGGCGGCCTGGGTGAGATCGGCGGGAACATGGCGGTGCTGGAGACCGAAAACAGCGCCATCATCATCGACGTAGGGATGAGCTTTCCCACCGAGGAGATGCACGGGGTCGACATCCTCGTCCCCGACTTCAGCTATCTCCACGCCATCAAGGACAAAATCGCGGGTATCGTCATCACCCACGCCCACGAAGACCATATCGGGGCGGTCCCCTACCTCTTCAAGGAGCTGAAATTCCCCATCTACGGGACGCCGCTGCCGCTGGGGATGATCGCCAACAAATTCGACGAGCACGGCCTCAAGAACGACAAGGCCAAATATTTCCGCTACGTCGAGAAGCGCAAGCCCATCAAGATCGGAGATTTCGAGGTCGAATGGATCCATATGACCCACTCTATCATCGACGCCTCCTCCCTGGCGATCCGTACGCCGGCGGGTGTCATCATCCATACCGGCGACTTCAAGATCGACCATACGCCGGTGGACGGCTACCCCGCAGACCTGCACCGGTTGGCGGAGTATGGGGAAGAGGGGGTGCTGCTCCTGCTTTCTGACAGTACCAACTCCCACAAACCGGGAATCACCAAGAGTGAAAAGACGGTCGGCCCCACCTTCGACCACCTCTTCGCCAAAGCCAAGGGCCGGGTCATCATGTCCACCTTCTCCTCCAACATCCACCGGGTCTACCAGGCCATCGAGCACGGCCTCAAATACGGCCGCAAGGTGGCGGTGATCGGCCGGTCGATGGAGCGGAACCTGGAGACGGCGCGGCAGCTCGGCTACATCGACCTGCCCGAAGATATCTTCATCGACGCCCACGAAGTGGTCCGCTACAGCGACGAAGAGGTGCTGATCGTCACCACCGGAAGCCAGGGAGAACCCATGAGCGCCCTCTACCGGATGGCGACCGACGAGCATCGTCACATCAAAATCAAGCCCAGCGACACGGTTATCATCTCCGCCAAGGCAATTCCCGGTAACGAAGCGAGCGTTTCGCGGGTCATGAACCACCTGATGAAGGCGGGCGCCACGGTCGCATACCAGGATTTCAGCGAAATCCACGTCTCCGGCCACGCCGCCCAGGAGGAGCAGAAACTGATGCTGCGGCTGACCAAGCCCAAATTCTTCCTGCCGGTCCACGGCGAGTACAACCATATCGCCCGCCATGCCAAGACAGCGGTGCAGTGCGGCGTGGACGAGCGCAACATCCTGCTCATGAGCGACGGGGACCAGGTGGAGGTGACCCCCCGCTACCTCAAAAAGGTCAAGACCGTCAAGACCGGCAAGACCTACATCGACAACCAGGCCAACGCCGAAATCGAGAACGACATCGTCCTCGATCGGCAGAAACTGGCGACGGAGGGGATCATCATGATTGTCGCCCAGATCGACCAGCGGACCCACAAGCTGGTGGGGCACCCCAAAGTGAGTACCTTCGGACTGGTCGCCGACAAAGACGACAAAAAGTTCGCCAAAGAGGTGGAGGCGATCATCGAAACCTATATGTCCCACCTCAAAGAGAGCGACAAACTCGACACCAAGATCATCGAGGATGACATCCGGCAGGCGGTGCGCAAGCATGTGCTCAGGAAGATGAAGCGTTACCCTCTCATCGTCCCGACGATCTACGTGGTGTGA